From Pleurocapsa sp. PCC 7319:
GAAGATAAGTTAGTCTTTGCTCAAGGCTATGGCGATCGCAACTACGCAGAAAAGTTACCCTTTACCTCGAAAACACTCTTTTCCATCGGTTCCAATACCAAGCTTTTTACCGCGATCGCTGCGGGAATATTGGTAGAAGAAGGCAAGTTAACCTGGGATGAGCCGATCAGCGACGCCGTGCCGACAATTCGCTTTTATAACCGTGAGCTAGATAATACTGTAACCCTGCGGGATATGCTAGCTCACCGTACTGGTATCACTCGCCACGATGGGATCTGGTATCATCAGGACTCATTAACTCGTAAGGATATCTTTGATCGCCTTAAATACCTAAAACCAGAGGCACCATTACGACAGACATTTCTCTATAACAACCTGATGTATGCTGCTGTTGGTTATATTATCCAACTTCTTTCAGGAAAAACTTGGGAAGAATTTGTCCGGGAGAAAATATTTCAGCCTTTAGAAATGGACAGCAGTGTCTATACCATTGCGGATATGGTTCAGCAATCAGACTATGGGGTACCATTCAACGAAAAACGAGAAAGTGATGAGATTTATCAGATTCCCCACTATGAAGAAATAGAAGCCATAGCTCCCGCAGGGGCAATTGTCTCTAATATTGAGGACATATCCCATTGGCTCATAGCATTAATGAACGACGGAAAGTATTTTGATCGGCAAGTTCTCCCTGCGAATATACTCAATGCCACTCTAGAACCTGCGATCGCTCTGTCCAATGTATTAGGTAAAACCTATGACTGGTGGGAATTGCTTAACCCTATTTACGGCATGGGTCGTGAAACTGTAGCTTATCGCGGGCATTTATTGACCTATCATGGGGGTGCTATCGATGGATTTCACTCTCAGATATCTTTTCTCCCTCAGTCGAAACTCGGCGCAATTGTTTTCGCAATCGGTGATCATTGTGCATCCCTAAGCGATATCGTCACCTACAACATTTACGAACGTCTATTAGATCTGGAGCCAACTCCTTGGAGCGATCGCTGGCTGGATATAAGACTCAAGGCTAAACAAGCAGGCAAAGAAGCGCGTTCTAAAGCCGGTGAAGATCGAGTTGCCAATACCAATCCTTCCCATTCTTTAGCCGATTATGTTGGTGAATATGAACATCCAGCCTATGGCATTCTCAAGATTGCCATGAAAGATAATAATCTTCAATTCAACTTTGGCAGGATTAATCTTCCCCTGACTCACTTTCACTATGACCGCTTCGATACACCAGATGATGAGCGTTACGGCAAGCGATCAGTAAATTTCCTGACCAATCCTCAAGGTGATGTTGATCGAGCAGCTATGTCCATAAGTGAGGCAGAAGAAATATTTACCCGTCAGGCTGAAACTCTGGACTTGCAATTATTAGCGCAGCTTGCAGGAACATACGAAACACCCACCGACTTTAAGTTTCAGGTTGTTCTAAAACAAGATAATTTTCTCTACCTAGCAGTTCCAGAACAGCCAGAAGAAAAACTGATTCCCTACAATAACTTTACGTTTCGCGTCCAGCGTTTTTCTGATATGACCTTCGAGTTTGTGATGGAAAACGGACAGGTATCGGCTCTCAAACAGAAAGATCCGTCAGGCGAATACATATTAAAACGTTGCTGAAGTAGGGCGATTT
This genomic window contains:
- a CDS encoding serine hydrolase, encoding MNRLQDIDIVDRLQDFDAYMEKLLQDWNAPGVGVGIVAEDKLVFAQGYGDRNYAEKLPFTSKTLFSIGSNTKLFTAIAAGILVEEGKLTWDEPISDAVPTIRFYNRELDNTVTLRDMLAHRTGITRHDGIWYHQDSLTRKDIFDRLKYLKPEAPLRQTFLYNNLMYAAVGYIIQLLSGKTWEEFVREKIFQPLEMDSSVYTIADMVQQSDYGVPFNEKRESDEIYQIPHYEEIEAIAPAGAIVSNIEDISHWLIALMNDGKYFDRQVLPANILNATLEPAIALSNVLGKTYDWWELLNPIYGMGRETVAYRGHLLTYHGGAIDGFHSQISFLPQSKLGAIVFAIGDHCASLSDIVTYNIYERLLDLEPTPWSDRWLDIRLKAKQAGKEARSKAGEDRVANTNPSHSLADYVGEYEHPAYGILKIAMKDNNLQFNFGRINLPLTHFHYDRFDTPDDERYGKRSVNFLTNPQGDVDRAAMSISEAEEIFTRQAETLDLQLLAQLAGTYETPTDFKFQVVLKQDNFLYLAVPEQPEEKLIPYNNFTFRVQRFSDMTFEFVMENGQVSALKQKDPSGEYILKRC